A single genomic interval of Corylus avellana chromosome ca10, CavTom2PMs-1.0 harbors:
- the LOC132163507 gene encoding tropinone reductase homolog At5g06060-like: MAHQADNGGHVKDGRCRWSLEGTTALVTGGTKGIGYAIVEELAGLGATVHTCSRNDADVNKCVREWEAKGFRVTGSVCDLSSRAQREKLMNTVSHQFNGKLNILINNVGTNVLKPALEVTSQDFSFLMTTNFESAYHLSQLAQPLLKGSGGGSIVFISSLAALLSLGGASVYGAAKGAINQLSRSLACEWARDNIRTNCVAPGATRTPLMEKAIKSETLELSNSRTPLGRPGEPEEISSLVAYLCLPAASYITGQIIYVDGGMSAYGMDP; the protein is encoded by the exons ATGGCTCATCAGGCAGATAATGGTGGCCATGTCAAAGATGGCAGATGCAGATGGTCTCTTGAGGGAACTACAGCTCTTGTTACTGGTGGAACCAAAGGAATTGG GTATGCTATTGTGGAGGAATTGGCAGGGCTTGGGGCGACCGTGCACACGTGTTCTCGAAATGATGCTGATGTTAATAAGTGCGTGCGTGAGTGGGAGGCGAAGGGCTTCCGAGTCACTGGTTCAGTTTGTGACCTTTCTTCTCGTGCTCAAAGAGAGAAGCTTATGAACACAGTTTCTCATCAATTTAATGGCAAACTGAATATCCTT ATAAATAATGTGGGAACCAACGTTCTTAAACCAGCACTGGAGGTGACATCTCAAGATTTCTCATTTCTCATGACTACCAACTTTGAATCTGCTTACCACCTAAGCCAACTTGCGCAACCTCTTCTAAAAGGATCGGGAGGAGGAagtattgtttttatttcttcccTTGCTGCATTGTTGTCATTAGGTGGTGCATCCGTTTATGGAGCAGCTaaag GAGCAATAAACCAACTTTCTAGAAGTTTGGCATGCGAATGGGCACGTGACAATATCAGGACCAACTGCGTTGCACCTGGGGCAACAAGAACTCCTTTAATGGAGAAG GCAATCAAATCCGAAACCTTGGAACTTTCAAATTCACGTACTCCTCTCGGACGACCTGGGGAGCCAGAAGAGATATCATCCTTGGTGGCGTATCTCTGCCTACCTGCAGCCTCTTACATAACTGGACAGATAATCTATGTTGATGGAGGGATGTCTGCATATGGAATGGATCCCTAG
- the LOC132163099 gene encoding tropinone reductase homolog At5g06060-like, producing the protein MAQAYSCGKDGRWSLEGTTALVTGGTKGIGYAIVEELAGFGATVHTCSRNQGDLNKCLLEWEAKGFRVTGSVYDLVSRPQREELMNTVSRQFHGKLNILINNVGTMLAKPTPEVTAQDFAFIMTTNVESTYHMSQLAYPLMKESGGGSIVLLSSISGMLGIGSTSIYGASKGAVNQLTRSLACEWARDNIRTNCVAPGVIRTPLTEEVSALICLKCWYAIVEELAGFGATVHTCSRNQGELNKCLLEWEAKGFRVTGSVYDLVSRPQREELMNTVSRQFHGKLNILINNVGTMLAKPTPEVTAQDFAFIMTTNVESTYHMSQLAYPLMKESGGGSIVLLSSISGMLGIGSTSIYGASKGAVNQLTRSLACEWARDNIRTNCVAPGVIRTPLTEEVIKSKAMETINLRTPFGRPGESEEISSLVAYLCLPAASYITGQIIYVDGGMTVYGFNPGPLEITNSRMPLGRYAQPEEISSMVAFLCLPAASYITGQTIYEGMSVYGIDL; encoded by the exons ATGGCTCAGGCATATAGTTGTGGCAAAGATGGCAGATGGTCTCTTGAGGGAACCACAGCTCTTGTTACTGGTGGAACCAAAGGAATCGG gtatgcTATTGTGGAGGAATTGGCAGGGTTTGGGGCGACGGTGCACACATGCTCTCGCAATCAAGGTGATTTGAATAAGTGCTTGCTTGAGTGGGAGGCGAAGGGCTTTCGAGTCACTGGTTCAGTCTATGACCTTGTGTCTCGTCCCCAACGAGAGGAACTTATGAACACCGTTTCTCGTCAATTTCATGGCAAACTCAATATACTT ATAAATAACGTGGGGACCATGCTTGCTAAACCAACCCCAGAGGTGACGGCTCAAGATTTCGCATTCATCATGACAACCAATGTTGAATCCACTTACCATATGAGCCAACTCGCTTATCCTCTTATGAAAGAATCAGGAGGAGGAAGTATTGTTCTCCTTTCTTCCATTAGTGGAATGTTGGGAATAGGTAGCACATCCATTTATGGAGCAAGTAAAg gAGCAGTAAACCAACTTACTAGAAGCTTGGCATGTGAGTGGGCACGAGACAATATCAGGACCAACTGCGTCGCACCTGGGGTGATAAGAACTCCTTTAACGGAGGAAGTAAGTGCATTAATTTGTCTTAAATGTTG GTATGCTATTGTGGAGGAATTGGCAGGGTTTGGGGCGACGGTGCACACATGCTCTCGCAATCAAGGTGAATTGAATAAGTGCTTGCTTGAGTGGGAGGCGAAGGGCTTTCGAGTCACTGGTTCAGTCTATGACCTTGTGTCTCGTCCCCAACGAGAGGAACTTATGAACACCGTTTCTCGTCAATTTCATGGCAAACTCAATATACTT ATAAATAACGTGGGGACCATGCTTGCTAAACCAACCCCAGAGGTGACGGCTCAAGATTTCGCATTCATCATGACAACCAATGTTGAATCCACTTACCATATGAGCCAACTCGCTTATCCTCTTATGAAAGAATCAGGAGGAGGAAGTATTGTTCTCCTTTCTTCCATTAGTGGAATGTTGGGAATAGGTAGCACATCCATTTATGGAGCAAGTAAAg GAGCAGTAAACCAACTTACTAGAAGCTTGGCATGTGAGTGGGCACGAGACAATATCAGGACCAACTGCGTCGCACCTGGGGTGATAAGAACTCCTTTAACGGAGGAAGTAA TCAAAAGCAAAGCCATGGAAACTATAAATTTGCGAACACCTTTTGGACGACCTGGGGAGTCGGAAGAGATATCATCTTTGGTAGCATATCTCTGCCTACCTGCGGCTTCTTACATTACTGGACAGATTATCTATGTTGATGGAGGAATGACGGTGTATGGATTCAATCCCGGCCC CTTGGAAATTACAAATTCACGCATGCCTCTTGGACGATATGCGCAGCCAGAGGAGATATCATCCATGGTAGCGTTTCTCTGTCTACCTGCAGCCTCTTACATAACTGGACAAACAATCTATGAAGGGATGTCTGTGTATGGAATTGATCTCTAG